The following proteins are encoded in a genomic region of Sulfurovum indicum:
- a CDS encoding cation diffusion facilitator family transporter: MSHDHAHQHQTEIMNYNRAFSFGIALNIIFVILEISFGFYADSLALIADAGHNLSDVFTLLLAWGAYYLSQKTATQTRTYGLKKVTILASLISTMLLISALGAIFFEAIDRLKNPESVDGLIIIIVAGIGVFINAATAYLFLQGQKEDLNIKAAYMHMVADTAVSAGVVIAGLLIIFTGWLWIDPLLSMILVVLIFVGTWSLLKDSVNLSIDAVPQNIDTEEVKAYLLSLENIISIHDLHIWPLSTTQTAMSAHLITESITINNAQLNEIHKVLKERFAIQHATIQMEYNAEGHHCMVADEV, translated from the coding sequence ATGTCGCACGACCATGCGCATCAACACCAGACTGAAATCATGAACTATAACCGTGCCTTTTCCTTTGGCATTGCACTGAATATCATCTTTGTCATTCTTGAGATCAGTTTCGGATTTTATGCCGATTCCCTGGCACTCATCGCTGATGCAGGACATAACCTGAGCGATGTGTTTACTCTGCTGCTTGCCTGGGGTGCCTACTACCTTTCCCAAAAAACTGCGACACAAACCAGAACCTACGGATTGAAAAAGGTAACCATACTTGCTTCATTAATCAGTACAATGCTTCTTATCAGTGCTCTGGGAGCCATATTTTTTGAAGCAATAGACCGGCTGAAAAATCCTGAAAGTGTTGACGGTCTTATTATCATTATTGTAGCCGGTATCGGTGTTTTTATCAATGCAGCTACAGCATATCTTTTTCTTCAGGGGCAAAAGGAAGATCTCAATATCAAGGCCGCGTATATGCATATGGTGGCCGATACAGCGGTCTCTGCAGGTGTGGTTATTGCCGGACTTCTCATTATCTTCACCGGATGGCTCTGGATCGATCCTCTGCTGAGTATGATACTTGTGGTTCTCATCTTTGTCGGTACCTGGAGCTTGCTGAAAGATTCTGTTAATCTCTCCATCGATGCAGTACCCCAGAATATTGATACGGAAGAGGTCAAAGCCTATCTGCTCTCTTTGGAGAACATCATATCCATACATGATCTGCATATCTGGCCGCTTAGTACTACACAGACGGCAATGTCTGCACACCTGATCACCGAAAGCATAACAATAAACAACGCACAGCTCAATGAGATCCATAAAGTGTTAAAAGAACGGTTTGCCATACAGCACGCAACCATCCAGATGGAGTACAATGCAGAAGGACATCACTGCATGGTGGCAGATGAAGTATAA
- a CDS encoding APC family permease → MKKNLGLKELVAIAVGGMVGGGIFTILGISVSIVGFLAPFAIALGGLIAFFAAYSYVKLGTYYQDEGATYAFFKRTYPNSHIAASFIGWYTVFGYISTLALYAYTFSSYSISGFEFANSELVRKSVAVGIIWVFAWVNLWSVRGMGKIEDLLVYTKLIILLLISVSLIYFGKTDLHTFSQTLLNDIDRSSIGSILIVASITFVAYEGFQLVINAVNDMEDPQTNIPKAIYTAVVLVALIYFIIAIGAVLAIPAEDLIRNKEYALASGAQEIMGHWGRDLVIFGAILATSSAISGTMFGSSRQMARIADDGYLPHRLANRKLTIPDNAIITMAMTATVLIIIGGLRLILEFGSITFLLVSLLMAIANFKIRKATHSSTLFTLTAITGLTVGTVLILYYEYITKPEQLFFIMGIYALLSLGAWAYARLRS, encoded by the coding sequence ATGAAAAAAAACCTTGGACTTAAAGAACTTGTAGCCATTGCAGTCGGCGGAATGGTCGGTGGAGGGATATTTACTATTTTGGGTATCTCTGTATCAATTGTGGGATTTTTGGCACCCTTTGCTATTGCACTGGGTGGTCTTATCGCTTTTTTTGCAGCCTACTCTTATGTAAAGCTGGGTACCTACTACCAAGATGAAGGGGCTACATATGCCTTTTTTAAACGGACCTATCCAAATTCTCACATAGCTGCTTCCTTTATAGGATGGTACACTGTCTTTGGCTATATCAGTACACTGGCACTTTATGCCTATACCTTCTCTTCCTACAGTATCAGCGGATTCGAGTTTGCCAACAGTGAACTTGTCCGAAAAAGTGTGGCTGTAGGTATTATCTGGGTATTTGCCTGGGTCAATCTCTGGAGTGTCCGGGGAATGGGAAAAATTGAAGATCTGCTGGTCTATACCAAGCTGATTATCCTTCTGCTCATCTCTGTCTCCCTTATCTACTTTGGGAAGACCGATCTGCACACATTTTCTCAAACTCTTCTTAACGATATAGATCGCAGCAGTATAGGCAGTATTCTGATTGTTGCTTCCATCACTTTTGTTGCATATGAGGGATTTCAGCTTGTTATCAATGCTGTGAATGATATGGAGGATCCCCAGACCAATATACCCAAAGCGATCTATACGGCTGTCGTCCTTGTAGCACTTATCTACTTTATTATCGCTATAGGAGCTGTACTGGCTATACCCGCTGAAGATCTTATTCGAAACAAAGAGTATGCTTTGGCATCGGGTGCTCAGGAGATCATGGGGCATTGGGGGCGGGACCTGGTGATCTTCGGAGCCATTCTTGCAACCAGTTCTGCTATCAGCGGTACGATGTTCGGTTCATCCCGGCAGATGGCACGTATTGCCGATGACGGCTACCTTCCTCATCGGCTTGCCAACCGTAAGCTCACTATTCCTGACAATGCGATCATCACCATGGCAATGACTGCAACGGTGCTTATTATTATTGGGGGGTTACGGCTTATTCTGGAGTTTGGAAGTATTACTTTCCTGCTGGTATCTCTGCTCATGGCGATAGCAAACTTCAAAATACGAAAAGCCACACACTCCTCAACACTGTTTACGCTCACAGCCATCACAGGCTTGACGGTCGGTACAGTACTGATACTCTATTATGAGTACATAACAAAACCTGAACAGCTGTTTTTCATCATGGGGATCTATGCTCTATTGAGTCTTGGTGCCTGGGCTTATGCCAGACTGCGCTCGTGA
- a CDS encoding toxin-antitoxin system YwqK family antitoxin, producing MSYSLQGMAKFGKVIILVCAGILFAKPLPNLKVLSSGEVVLDAKHIVYEQKNPTIPYTGKVRSFYKNGTLKEERNYVNGIEEGIRTQWHRSGKKKSRTLYRKGKKEGLEEKWYSNGQKKSEIYFHEGKRDGSVVLWYKSGERMLRYHFKNGKYDGENISWYKNGVKKSVEHYKNGKKEGLFAVYAEDGTFRERMHYKDDKLHGLHEAWYSNGQKKIEQTYRNGLLDGVEKVWYKNGQMLHKVEFKNGHRSGISKYWRREGNLINNTTYEGGIPVSGN from the coding sequence GTGTCATATTCATTGCAAGGCATGGCAAAGTTTGGAAAAGTGATAATATTGGTCTGTGCAGGTATACTCTTTGCCAAACCGCTTCCAAATCTGAAAGTTCTCTCTTCCGGTGAGGTTGTACTTGATGCAAAGCATATTGTATATGAGCAAAAAAATCCGACCATTCCCTATACCGGGAAAGTGCGCAGCTTCTATAAAAACGGAACACTCAAAGAAGAAAGAAACTATGTGAACGGTATAGAGGAGGGGATACGGACACAGTGGCACAGGAGCGGGAAGAAAAAATCCAGAACGCTTTACAGGAAAGGAAAAAAAGAGGGCTTGGAAGAGAAGTGGTACAGTAACGGACAGAAGAAGAGCGAGATCTACTTTCATGAAGGCAAAAGGGACGGTTCTGTAGTGTTGTGGTACAAAAGCGGTGAGAGAATGCTCCGTTATCACTTCAAAAACGGGAAGTACGATGGAGAGAATATCTCCTGGTATAAAAATGGTGTAAAAAAGAGTGTAGAACATTATAAAAACGGTAAAAAAGAGGGGTTATTCGCTGTCTATGCCGAAGATGGAACATTTAGAGAAAGAATGCACTACAAAGATGATAAACTGCATGGACTTCATGAAGCCTGGTACAGTAACGGACAAAAAAAGATAGAGCAGACCTACAGGAACGGTCTTCTTGACGGTGTAGAGAAAGTCTGGTACAAGAACGGTCAGATGCTGCATAAAGTTGAATTTAAAAACGGTCATCGCAGCGGTATTTCAAAGTACTGGAGAAGAGAGGGGAATCTTATTAATAATACGACTTATGAGGGTGGTATCCCCGTTTCCGGAAACTAG
- a CDS encoding chloride channel protein: protein MILKLITAAVLTGLISGFFITFYELLISFLTRFFFMGDPFKTIPTLPVWYLYALPTVAIFVVNYLISRDKHIREYGVSDIADSIVRNEMILKVKTLFLKIIASALSLSTGFAVGTEGPSAGIGAMIAYQIHKLFKLPQMLIKMMISVGASSGIAAIFVSPLTGIAFAIENIAYQFIKQYVTYLILASVIAFAISINYLEPIIFKHSTGRDLELNYIYANLLFIPFITAFVYFYLFLKQRLLHFIDLEIFKKFSRYRNYIFALIGGSVVGTVLLIEPHAAFSGKAVVTHLMNIESKIPLYFILGIIVLRIIGTTVAIYSNAVGGIFLPLMSIGALIGYGFAEAFSVVHFPVEPFYFAAIGAAVFMGVLMKLPLTAVILAMETTFDYNVVIATGISVVLVEYLSNLYFHIIRQNATKTHKSPEKSAAQKEGNNETSVSEPEEKTN from the coding sequence ATGATATTAAAACTGATCACAGCCGCAGTATTGACAGGTTTGATCAGTGGTTTCTTTATAACCTTCTATGAACTCCTTATTTCCTTTCTGACCCGTTTCTTCTTCATGGGCGACCCTTTTAAAACCATTCCTACACTGCCGGTCTGGTATCTCTACGCACTGCCTACAGTTGCCATATTTGTGGTCAACTATCTGATCAGCAGGGATAAACATATCAGAGAGTACGGGGTCTCGGATATTGCCGACTCGATCGTTCGCAATGAGATGATACTGAAGGTCAAAACACTCTTTTTAAAAATCATTGCTTCGGCACTTTCGCTCTCAACCGGTTTTGCTGTAGGGACGGAGGGACCCAGTGCAGGGATCGGTGCGATGATCGCCTACCAGATCCATAAACTCTTCAAACTGCCTCAGATGCTGATCAAGATGATGATCAGTGTCGGTGCGAGCAGCGGGATCGCAGCGATCTTCGTCTCACCGCTTACGGGTATAGCATTTGCCATCGAAAATATCGCTTACCAGTTTATCAAACAGTATGTCACCTATCTTATTCTTGCCTCAGTCATCGCCTTTGCGATCAGTATCAACTATCTGGAACCAATCATCTTCAAACATTCAACGGGACGGGATCTGGAGTTGAACTATATTTATGCCAATCTTCTTTTTATCCCGTTCATTACAGCATTTGTCTACTTCTACCTTTTCCTGAAACAGCGTCTTTTGCATTTCATAGACCTTGAGATCTTCAAAAAATTCAGCAGATACCGAAACTATATCTTTGCATTGATCGGGGGAAGTGTGGTTGGAACAGTATTGCTGATCGAACCGCATGCAGCCTTTTCAGGGAAAGCGGTTGTAACGCATCTGATGAATATTGAGAGCAAGATACCGCTCTATTTTATTTTGGGTATTATTGTGTTACGCATCATCGGTACGACAGTTGCCATCTATTCCAATGCTGTAGGCGGGATATTCCTTCCCCTGATGAGCATTGGTGCGCTGATAGGATACGGATTTGCCGAAGCCTTCAGTGTGGTCCATTTTCCGGTTGAACCTTTTTATTTTGCAGCGATCGGTGCGGCTGTCTTTATGGGTGTGCTGATGAAACTTCCGCTGACAGCTGTGATACTTGCTATGGAGACGACATTCGATTACAATGTTGTGATCGCAACAGGGATCAGTGTGGTTCTGGTGGAGTATCTCTCAAATCTCTATTTCCATATCATACGCCAAAATGCGACAAAAACCCACAAGTCACCGGAAAAATCGGCAGCACAAAAAGAGGGGAATAACGAAACTTCTGTATCTGAGCCGGAAGAGAAAACGAATTGA
- a CDS encoding HdeD family acid-resistance protein, which produces MWKYPKEFEQLEMFKKNAKRVGVILMIIGVLAAIFPVAASLTTLFFAAWILLISALLTGYFTYKSDASDWRGWLKSLILFGAGTYMVIFPAGGIATLGLLFSIYFFMDAFSSFMLASSFYPNKGWGIWVINAILSLIIALIFVTGWPQTSIVLIGLLVGFSLFFDGFALIMGAKLFDKWTDVR; this is translated from the coding sequence ATGTGGAAATATCCAAAAGAGTTTGAACAGCTTGAAATGTTTAAGAAGAATGCAAAAAGAGTAGGGGTCATATTGATGATCATAGGGGTTCTTGCGGCGATCTTTCCTGTCGCTGCATCTTTGACAACACTCTTTTTTGCAGCATGGATACTTTTGATAAGTGCTTTGCTCACAGGATATTTTACCTATAAAAGTGATGCTTCGGACTGGAGGGGATGGCTGAAGAGTCTTATTCTCTTCGGTGCAGGGACTTATATGGTCATCTTCCCGGCAGGAGGTATTGCAACTTTGGGACTGCTTTTCTCTATCTACTTTTTCATGGATGCATTCAGCAGTTTTATGCTGGCATCCTCATTTTACCCCAATAAAGGATGGGGTATCTGGGTGATCAATGCCATACTTTCACTGATAATAGCGCTTATATTTGTGACAGGATGGCCGCAAACTTCCATCGTTCTGATTGGTCTTTTGGTAGGGTTCAGCCTCTTCTTTGACGGTTTTGCACTGATAATGGGTGCGAAACTGTTCGATAAGTGGACTGATGTCAGGTAA
- a CDS encoding DUF255 domain-containing protein — protein sequence MKLFLLSLMLTYGLIATDAMDAAKKLGAENNYAEAIAKAQKEKKMLVMVIVKKNCRWCDKIVNQTLSDERVKKILEKDFITLIVDRNARFPSEFRENFFPSIFYIDYTTQKSVYENVGFVGTKCFLNDLAGALKTRNALYEQ from the coding sequence ATGAAACTATTTTTACTCTCTCTTATGCTTACATATGGACTGATAGCAACGGATGCTATGGATGCGGCCAAAAAACTGGGTGCAGAGAACAACTATGCAGAGGCCATTGCAAAAGCACAAAAAGAAAAAAAGATGCTGGTTATGGTGATCGTCAAAAAGAACTGCCGATGGTGTGATAAGATCGTCAACCAAACACTGAGTGACGAAAGAGTCAAAAAAATACTTGAGAAAGATTTTATCACCCTCATTGTTGACAGAAATGCCCGTTTTCCCAGTGAATTTAGAGAGAATTTCTTTCCTTCTATTTTCTACATAGATTATACGACACAGAAAAGTGTCTATGAAAATGTCGGTTTTGTCGGAACAAAATGTTTTCTTAATGACCTGGCAGGTGCACTCAAAACACGGAATGCTCTTTATGAACAGTAA